The stretch of DNA TCCCCTGAGCCGCCCGGGGGGCTGGAGACAGGCGGAGGTATTATCAATGCCTTGCCATTATTGGGTAATGCGCCATTTCTTACTGTGAACGCCGATATATTTACTGATTATGATTTTTCAAATATCCAGTTACCGAAGAGATCCCTTGCACATCTGGTTCTGGTTGACAATCCTTCTCATAACAGTAAAGGGGATTTCGGCCTGAATGAATACCGAAAAGTAAGTAATGAAGATAAAAAATACACCTATTCAGGAATTGCCTGTTACCATCCGCAGTTTTTCAACCATTATCAGCCTGGTCGTTTTTCAGTGACTCCTCTTTGGCGAGAGACTGCTGCGAAAGGCCTAATCAGCGGCGAGCATTATGCCGGCAGCTGGATAGACATAGGCTCTCTCGAACGATGGCATTTAGCTAATTACAGAATTCCCTTAATTTAATGTCAGTGAGATTAAGGTGAGATTGATTAAAGCCTCTCCCAAGCTGACGCTAAGCCCCCATGCCTGAACCTGAGGTAGGTGCTTCCGGTTCCTGCTCTTGTCTCTGTTGTGCTTGTGCGGCTTGCTGGGCTTCGGCGCGTTTCTCCGGATAGCGATGCTGCGATACATTGATGTCAACGCCTTTTGAGGAGAGGGTCTTCTGAAAGCCCTGTTCCCGATCATTAATCATTTGTCCCAGTTTAACCGGATCGGCTTTGACTGGATTTCCCGCGGAGTCTTTTTTAATCTGCCCACTCTGATCACATTCATAAATCATACTTCCCTTGCTCACCATATTCCTTTCAGCAAGCCAGGCATTAAGGGCTTTGTCCAGCGCATCCAGTAAAGGCTCTCCTTTTTGGATAAGATCACCGTTCATTGAAAAGCCGCGCAATATTTTAGTTTGATCATTCAGCGCAAAATCGAGTTTGACGCTGCCCTTGGCTAGGCCCTTTATCGATTCAATGGCTGCTTCAGCGAGATTATGCTGCAGATTCTGAAAGTCAGAACGTACAGGCCCGTCACCAGATTGCGGTGAGGGTCTATCTCTTTGCATTTCCACGTTTTGGCGATATTCTTCAAGCGATTTAAGCATGGTTTGTGCATCAGCCAGTTTACCCACCGCAATCATTTTTTTAGTGGCTTGATCTACCAGATATCTTGCTGCTTCGGGCGTTGAGGCTACCTCGCCGGCTTGCTTGATTGCTTTGAAATAGGGCATATTCTCGGCAACTGTACTGCCTCTTTTGGTAGTTTTCAGCATGTCATTTAACTCACAGATAGGATGCATTCGTAATTGCTTGCCAGCCTTTTTTCTTTGGCGAGCAAGCAGTTACATTTGTCAAAAATATAACAAAGTATAGCAAAAGAGTAACAGAGTCGATTGATTAAAATAAGTTCCTCGATTGTTAAAGAATAGTAAATCAATCAAAAGGTGTCGCTATTTTATCTGTCACTGACGAGTAAGTTTTGTTTTTCATTGAATCAAACGTAAACTCATCCACCTGAATCGCATCCCAGCGTGCTTTTTCTACTTTCATTAAAGTATCCATTTCTTCCTGGGTAAGCTCTCCTTTTGCAACCCGGGTCTCGAGAATGTCATGCAATTTGTCAAACTCATAACGCTTCAAGCCGCCCACTTTCTGATACAAGCCGGCATTCTGGATTAGCAGTTGCAAGGTTTCTTCCATACGATCAACGGGTTGACTGCTATCACCACTCAGAAATACCCAGTGCTTGATAGTGTCGCGATATTGATTATTACCCATCATTGAACGCGACAGCTTCTTGTCGAGCCGATCACAGGGATAACGCATACTCTGACCAAGAGGAAAGAGTAAAAATTGCACTAAACCGCCAATTATCCGTGAAGGAAAATTCTGGCAGAAATTAATCATTGCCTGTTGCGCATGATAAAAACAGTAAGAGGTTGCCCAAAGCGCATGCAGTTGCTGATCGGTATTGCCCTTGTCATTTTGATAAAGTCTTAGCGCGGCCATTGCCAGATACAAATAAGACATGGCATCTGCCAAACGTGCCGACAGACGCTCTTTGCGCTTTAACTCGCCGCCCAGATAAATCAGGGAGAGATCAGCGAGCCAGGCAAAGGCATGGCTTAACCGGGCTAACTTTCGATATTGTTTTTTCAGCGCATTATCTGGAGCTGCGATGAAAATACCACCGGTCCAGCCTGAGCAAATACTTTTCGCAAAATTCTGCAGAAAATAATGGATATGCTGCCAAAGCAAATTACCGAACTCTTTTTTATCCTCTTTGGCAATTGCATAAAACTCGTTGCGTACAAAGGGGTGGCAAGCCATCGAACCCTGGCCAAATATGAGCAGATTTCTGGACATGATATTCGCCCCTTCAACAGTCAGCGAAATGGGAAGGCTGACATAGAAGCTGGTTAAGTAGTTTCTTGGACCAACGACTACCGCGCGACCAGCATGCACATCCATCGCATTGTTTATTACTTTGCGTGCCAGCTCGGTATTAAAGTACTTGGTTAAGGCCGAGGCTACAGAAGGTTTCATATGTTGATTTACGGCTGCGACCGTTAATAAGCGAGTGGCATTAATCAGATAATTCAAGCCGGCAATCTCAGCCAGTTTCTCTTCAATCCCTTCAAATTGGCCAATCTCCACACTAAATTGCCGACGAATGCGCGCAAAAGCCCCGCTAACCAGATAACAAACTGAGGAGGAAGCCGCAGCCAGTGCCGGCAGGGAAATTGAACGTCCAATGGATAGACACTCCACCAGCATTTGCCAGCCATGACCGGCATTTTTCTGCCCGCCAATGATGGTATCGATAGGCACAAAGATATCCCTTCCACGAATGGTTCCGTTCATAAAGGGCTGATCCGCCGGTAAATGGCGATTACCAATTTCCAGATTTTCGGTATTTCTTGGGATTAATACGCAGGTAATCCCTTCTTCCCCGATTCCGTTCAACAGACCTTGCGGGTCTTTAAGATTTACAGCCAAACCGATTAAGGTGGCAACTGGAGACAGAGTGATCCAGCGTTTGTTCAGATTAATCGTTAACCCAAGAACAGTCTGCCCATTGACTTGTTTCTGAGTGACAATTGCCTCCGATTGTATGGAAGTCGCGTCGCTTCCAGCGCCTGGCTCAGTCAGCGCAAAGCAGGGGATATCAATCCCTTTTGCCAGATTGGGAAGGTATTTTGCTTTTTGCTCATCTGTACCGTAATAATGCAAGAGTTCGCCTGGACCAAGAGAATTGGGAACCATCACCGTAACTGCGGCTACTCCCGAACGGCTGGCAATTTTCATAACGATATCGGAATGAGCCCGTGCAGAAAATCCTTTACCGCCGTACTCTTTGGCAATAACGAGGCCCAGAAAGCCTTTTTCCTTGATGAAATTCCATACGGTTTCTGGTAAATCCCTTTCCTGTCCTATGCTCCACTCATCCAGCATATTGCAAAGCGCTTGTGTTTCGTTGTCCAGAAAGGATTGTTCTTCAGGAGTAAGCTCTGAAGAAATAGCAGATAATTTTTCCCAGTCCGGTGAGCCTGTAAATATGTCCTGTTCAATCCAGGTATCCCCGGTATTCAGTGCTTCTTCTTCAGTTTTAGACAGTTTGGGAATGGATTTAACTGAGCGCTTATAGATAAAATCAACGAAGGCGGCTCTCACGGGCTCAACGTGTAATAAAATGACAGTCACAAGAATAGCCAGCCAAATTAAAATTCCTGGCAACCAGTGCATACCGATAAAAAAAGTAGCCAGAATCAGATAAACTGCCGAGCCAATCTCCCATACAATTGCGGGCAAACCGCGATACAAGATGATCAGAGTAAACACGAGATAGATGAGAAACAGAATTGTAGCCATGTTTATTCCTTTAATTTATTATGAGTTGCAAATGAGCAATTAAGCATTTGATTTTGTAGTATATACTCGTTACAGTTAATTTTGCGAGAGTCGCTTGCTAAAGATTTATTTGGTGAAGGAAAACGAAGGTATGTTAAAACACCGCCTGGTCTGGAATTTTGAGATTGACCCTGACGATTTAATCGATTTCACTGCTTTTCCTCAGGAGGAGTCCGATTCGCTGCGCTGGGAAATTCGTTATTTCTGGCCGGCAGACAGCCATATCACCTTATATGGATTAGGAGAGGAGTTTCTCGATCTGTCCCGTTATCAAATCAAGCAACGAGTTGATGTATATCATCTCCTTGGGGAGGGATACTTTAATATCAAAGATCGACGCGATCAATTATTATACAAACCTTTACTTGAAGAAAAAGGGGGATGCCAGGGGTTTGGGCATAAAACCAACCTGCTGGATCAGGCACCGGAAGACATACTCTCCGGAGACCCAGTACTGACCGTCAGGGAAATGCTGGCTAAAGTTCAGCAGGAAAGCCGAATGATTCGAGTCGACAAGGTCGCTCTGAAATATAAATTCCCCCTCAGCCCGACAATAAAGCTTGAATTGGCAAGACTTGGTATTGCGGATCAGCGATTTTTTAGTGTCTGTATTGAAGGACGTTCTCAGCCGTTGGTTTCTCGCCTGAGTCAATTATTGATGAGACAGCATATTTCCTGCGATTATGTGCGTTTTTTAAAGCAGACTCATTTCCATGAATAATACCTTGCTTAACTTGGCCGCAAGCTTTGGAAAAATCGGTATAGTTTCTCTGGGCGGCGGCAATTCGATGCTTAAACTGATTGAAGTGGAAGTGGTTAATCATCGCCATTGGGTGGGTCAGGAAGAGTTTATCGCGATGGTGGGCTCGAGCTTTCTCTTCCCCGGTTTAACAGCTGTAAAACTTTCAGCATTAATAGGATACAAGCTGGCCGGATACGTCGGCTTGCTTCTGGCGGTTCTTGCCTTGAATTTACCAGGTTTAGTTCTTGCTGTAGTGGGTTATCAGTTCCTAAACAATCACAACTCTCCCTTCGCTCAGAAAATAATGATCGCCGTGCAATACGGGGCTCTGGCGTTATTAGCTGCCGCCTCTTATTCAGTGGCGCAAGGCGTTATTCAAAGCTATTATTCGCTGCCTGTTGTAATCGCCTGTATCTTATTTTTCTTAGCTTTGGTATATCTACAACTATCCCCATTCTGGGGCTTTATTGCCTATATTGGCATCTGCTTCTTTTTGGTCCATACCTGATAATGAATAATTTAAATATCGAGCAGGAGCGATCTTGAGTAAGAATTTAGACAATCCGGAATTTTTTATTAATCGCGAATTTACTGCCCTTGCTTTTAATGAACGAGTGTTGCAATTGGCTAAGGATGAGCGGATCCCCTTGCTGGAGCGAATGCGTTTTCTCTGTATTTGCTGTGGAAACCTGGATGAATTTTTTGAGATTCGCGTCGCGGGTCTTAAAGAAAAAATAGCCATAGCCTCTCCAAAATTAAATATTGACGGCTTGCGGGCCGAGGAAGTGTTCAGCCAGATCAGTAAGAAGGCTCACATTTTAAGCGATGAGCTTTATAATATTTTCAACAGGCAATTATTGCCTGAGATGCGTAAAGAGCATATCCATTTTTTAAATGTCGAAGAATGGACGGATGATATTCATTTATGGGCCAAGCATTATTTTAAAAATGAGATCCTGCCTATCGTTAGCCCGATTGCTCTGGATTTGGCACATCCGTTTCCAAGGTTATTTAATAAAAGTCTTAATTTCATAATTTCCCTGCGTGGAAA from Legionella quinlivanii encodes:
- a CDS encoding chromate transporter, which codes for MNNTLLNLAASFGKIGIVSLGGGNSMLKLIEVEVVNHRHWVGQEEFIAMVGSSFLFPGLTAVKLSALIGYKLAGYVGLLLAVLALNLPGLVLAVVGYQFLNNHNSPFAQKIMIAVQYGALALLAAASYSVAQGVIQSYYSLPVVIACILFFLALVYLQLSPFWGFIAYIGICFFLVHT
- the murU gene encoding N-acetylmuramate alpha-1-phosphate uridylyltransferase MurU; translation: MKTAMILAAGRGERLKPLTKTCPKAMCRVQGMPLIEHHVNNLASAGFEKIIVNHAYLGSQIRHHLQDGSRWGVDIHYSPEPPGGLETGGGIINALPLLGNAPFLTVNADIFTDYDFSNIQLPKRSLAHLVLVDNPSHNSKGDFGLNEYRKVSNEDKKYTYSGIACYHPQFFNHYQPGRFSVTPLWRETAAKGLISGEHYAGSWIDIGSLERWHLANYRIPLI
- a CDS encoding acyl-CoA dehydrogenase, producing the protein MATILFLIYLVFTLIILYRGLPAIVWEIGSAVYLILATFFIGMHWLPGILIWLAILVTVILLHVEPVRAAFVDFIYKRSVKSIPKLSKTEEEALNTGDTWIEQDIFTGSPDWEKLSAISSELTPEEQSFLDNETQALCNMLDEWSIGQERDLPETVWNFIKEKGFLGLVIAKEYGGKGFSARAHSDIVMKIASRSGVAAVTVMVPNSLGPGELLHYYGTDEQKAKYLPNLAKGIDIPCFALTEPGAGSDATSIQSEAIVTQKQVNGQTVLGLTINLNKRWITLSPVATLIGLAVNLKDPQGLLNGIGEEGITCVLIPRNTENLEIGNRHLPADQPFMNGTIRGRDIFVPIDTIIGGQKNAGHGWQMLVECLSIGRSISLPALAAASSSVCYLVSGAFARIRRQFSVEIGQFEGIEEKLAEIAGLNYLINATRLLTVAAVNQHMKPSVASALTKYFNTELARKVINNAMDVHAGRAVVVGPRNYLTSFYVSLPISLTVEGANIMSRNLLIFGQGSMACHPFVRNEFYAIAKEDKKEFGNLLWQHIHYFLQNFAKSICSGWTGGIFIAAPDNALKKQYRKLARLSHAFAWLADLSLIYLGGELKRKERLSARLADAMSYLYLAMAALRLYQNDKGNTDQQLHALWATSYCFYHAQQAMINFCQNFPSRIIGGLVQFLLFPLGQSMRYPCDRLDKKLSRSMMGNNQYRDTIKHWVFLSGDSSQPVDRMEETLQLLIQNAGLYQKVGGLKRYEFDKLHDILETRVAKGELTQEEMDTLMKVEKARWDAIQVDEFTFDSMKNKTYSSVTDKIATPFD